A stretch of DNA from Anopheles ziemanni chromosome 3, idAnoZiCoDA_A2_x.2, whole genome shotgun sequence:
GTCGATTTTCCCGAGTCATCCTCGGGCGTGGAGTTGCGCTGCAGGGCAACGCCACGCGTTAGCGTCATGCGCCTCGCAACCGTATCGTAGTCGTCGATGTTGAGGCTGTACATTGGCCGCTTGACGGTTCCGAGGGGTTGATGGTGtggcggctgctgctgattGACCGGGGTTGAATCGCTTTCCTCACCTCCGTCCCCAATCGACGGTAGAGCCCTACCACTTCCAAGCCGTTTCTGATCGAGCTTGATCTGGATCACATTCGATGGGTACTCTTCACCACTCTCCGCCGACAGGTCCTCGGTGAAGGTACGCATGGTACTGTGGTAGTCACGCAGCAACCGCTTCTTGTGCGTACGGTAGGAGCGCTGGATTTTGGTGGCCGCTTCCGCCATCGCCTCGTCCTGCTTGTTTTGCTCCTCGCGCTCGATGAACTCGTCCAGCGACTTATCGATCGCGGCATTCCCGAACGATGCGTACGGAATGTTGGAGGATGTGTTCTGCGAATGCTTCCGGAGGTAGCTTCGTTTACCCGCTGTAGCCTGCTGTATGGTGGCCTGCGATGCGATGGTGGACTCGGTGTCTGTCGACGCGATCGTCTCCAGGGCCGTGCGAACATTGTTTTCATCCACCGGTTCTTCCGACGACTGCGTCGGATCGAAGTAGTCCGAGTCGGCGACCGAAACCGAAGAGGCTAAAATCTTATTCTTGATGTGTCCGATGTAATATCCATCGAACTGATCCTCCTCCtcaacgtagtccggatcgtACCGGCGTGGATCGACCGGATCATCGTCCGCCAACGTATCATACCGCTGTAAGCCGGTCATTTCCGTCATACACCTTCTCATGAGTGGTCGAGTAGTGGTCGGTTCTTTTTCTGTCGGTTCCTCATCACCGGGCTCCCCATCAGCGACTCTGCTGTGTAGCTGCTCCTGGAACTGTTTCGAGCGCATCGATACCATCACCATCGGATTAAATTCATCCTCTTGTTCGGCCGCTTCGGACGATGATCGTGCCGTCAGTGCCTGGGGCTCCATCCGGTCCTGCTGTACCCCATCACTCGATCCACCGGCATCAGCAGGTTGAGTTTCAGTGATGGGGGCTTCATCTAAAAAATCGTCCGTGAACGTTCGCTTCGTGGTTGCCTCCTCCGTCACCATCTCCGGAGGTTCCTCCGCTACAACAACATCCTTGTCGTCTTCATCGGCATTACTTTCCTGGCTTCCAGCACCCGGAGCAGCCGCTTCCGGTGACCCATCGGGCTCCTGGTTCTCCAGTTCACTTTTCTTCAAGCTGTAGAACAACGCTTCCGCCGAATCCTTGCTCAGCTGACTGAGGTCCAcctttttaatttcttctaaCTCCTCCACCTGCTTGCCACCACCTGCATCGTCGTTATCGGGACGTGTTGTTTTTGTGGGTGTTACCTCCCGTTTCACACAAGGTTCCTCGATCACTTCCTCCATACTTGCCTCCCGTTTCTCACGCTTAACACAAGGTTCCTCAATGACCTCTTTCAAGTCACTCTCCTGTTCAGCTACACTTCCTTTCGCAGTTTCTTCTGTTGACCCAATCGGGGTATCAGCAGACTTACCGACGATCTCCTTCAAATCACCACTCTGTTCCGCTGCACTTTCTTTCACTGCTTCTTCCTTTGACCCTTCCGATACGTCATCAGATTTGTCGATGACCTCTTTCGAATCACTCTCCACTTTAGATGTGCTTGGTGTCATTGGTTCTTCTGTCGTGCCTACCGGTGCGTCGTCGGATTTTTTGACCGAAGGTTCTACCTCTGCCAGTGCCTCGGAACTGGCTGTATCTGCAACATCTTGCTGTTGACTAGCTTCAACTTCTGCGGGTGTACCACCTTCTTCTGGATTGCTTTCAGTGGTAGACCCCTTCGGTAATACTTCTACACCATTATCTTTGTCAGTACTCTCTTTGCTACTTGATAAGGATTTTTCTccaacattttcttccccATTATTGCCTTCATCGCCTGTACCCCCGGCTAAAAATTGGGGCATATTATCCATTACCACGCTCTCCAGTGTAAGGGGTTCTTCGGGTGCTTTTAAATCCTTTTCTTCATCCGATTTCATCACATCAGGCATATCTTCTGTACTCTCCTCACTATCCTTACCTTTTTCAACCGAATCACTCACTGCCGCCACTGATTCAGCATTCTCTGGGGATTTCTCACTTGCTTGTGGCTCAGCTTGTTTCTCCACTTCTAGAGCCTTTTCATCCGAACTGATCTGTAAGGAAGCAGCCGTTGGTTCAACCTTCTCGGAGGGTTTATCCGAACTTTCAGTATCATGGGGATGTTCTTCAGCATCtttattatccgtgagtggcATTGATTCTTTTTCTAAGGAATGCTGCTCCCCTTGATCTACTGAGTGTGCCTCTGGTTGATCATCTTTCCCGTCACTTGAAGGGTTTGAATCATCTCCATTTGCACTCGCTAGTTCGGTATTAACTTTTTCGGGGGCCTGTGCACCTATTTCTGTAGCACTAAGATCACTCACATCACCACTGTCCTCTTTTGAAGCAGAAATTTCCTCTGAATCATGTCCTTCTATTGGGTTCACTTTTTCCTGCGACAAGTTCGGCTGATGATCAAGATCTTTTAAAGTTTTACTTTCAGCACCCTTACTGTCGTCCACTTCGGTGATAGGTTTATCGGATACACTATCTGCTGTTTCCTGGAACAAGTTCGGTTGGGGATCAGGATCTTCTGAAGTTTTACTTTCAACACCCTTACTGTCGTCCACTTCGGTGATAGGTTTATCGGATACATTCTCCTTCGATTCCACAACTGGTTCTAACATATCGTTTGTGACATCTTGTACGATTTGCTTATCCGATTCAATAGCGGAAGAGCTAGCGTCATAACTGGCATTAACTTCCGCAACAGCTTGTTCTTCACCTTCATTCTCTTCCGTCTTCTGGCTCGTTGCGCTATCTTCTGTTGGTTGATCGTTCATTTTTGTCAAACTTTCTTCTACTGCCTTTTTACCCTCGTCGGATGAAGCGGTCTGCGGGTCAACGCTGTCCGATGGTATCAATTTATCATTCGATGGCGTTTGTTCAAccattcctttttcttctttaactTCATCAACGATCTGAATATTATCGCCATTGGACTCCACTGTGTTTTCGTCggataattttttattattttcatcgtTCCCCTTATCTACCTCGTCGATGTTATTTCCTTCAGTAGTTTGgggttctattttattttcagcttCCTCCTCAGCCTCGTCATCATCCAATGCAACTCTAGACACTAGGCTGATCTGTTTCACTACTGGTTGTGGTTCAACTTCAGACACTATTTCCTCCGTTTTCTTATCGTCCTGTTCAATGTCGCTTTTTGCATCGGTTTCTTTGTCTGATTCATCTTTCGTTGGGGATTCAATTTGCGTTTTTTCGTCATTAGATTTTTCAAGGGACGCATCTTTTGTCGGTAATTTTGTTTCGCTCTCAGGCTCACCAGTAACAACCTTTGAAACCGCTTGTTCACTTTGTGTTGCAGCAATTTGGTCCGCTTTCTCATCCGGTTGTGGTACTTCTTTAGTCTCATCACCTGCTTTGGTACAACCATCGTCGACGTTATCGGTTAGTATATTAGCTTCACTATCAGAAGATTTACTGCGTTCTACTTTAACTGCCGTTGGGTCGGTTCTTTCAGGCATTATTTCACCCACATCGACTTCTTCCTTTGCTGTAGTGTTCTCATCTAGTGGAGCTACATTATCGGATTCTGTTTTAGATTTTTCAACTTCCGCAACAATTTCCTTAGTAGGCGCTTGTTCGTCCACTTCAAAGACATCCTGCTTAACTGATTCAGGTGCATTCAAGGTCACATTGGAGTCAACCGCTGCTTGTGGTCCCTCAGGTATATCTTCCCCTGTAGGGACATTGCCCACATCGGTAGCGCCTTTCGAGTCATCGTCTCCTGCCGTCGGATCCTCAGAGTGTTTTTCCAATAAATCATCAACGTTCGCATGCATGAAACAGGTTTCCATATCCTGCAAGGCCATTGCGCCGTTTTCCTCCACCAACGGACCACCCGGCTCGGTAATTTCGGCCGTACTGGGAGCGGTACCAACATCGTCCCCATTGCCTTCCACCAACTCCTCGTCGCCAGTCTCCTTGCCACCGGTGCCCGAGTCCGAATCCAGTATCTGCTCGTCGTCCAGCACGTTCGATACGGCCTGGGCAGCCTCGACCGACTGTGCGCTCACGACCCTCGCGCTCGGTGCGGCCTCCGGAGGATTGTAGTGCACCTTAACAACTTCCTGCTCCACCACCGACACCGGTGCGCTCTCTTCCGAAAGGGAATTCAACTTTTGCACCTCTCCCGCCTCACTAATCGGCGGCTTTTCTGCCACCGTCGGCACGGGGTTGTCCTTTTCCCTGGACGATTGTTTGCGAGCACGACGAGCACGCCGACGACCCCGCGACTTGGTGCCACTTCCGCCACTGCCACTCTCATCGCCTTCCTCACCATCACTAATCGAGGAACCTTCTCCGGTCTTGCCGCCGAGGCCCAGCTTCTCGCGACTCTTTTCCTTATAGTCCGCGTACACCTGATACGCATTGAACGTCTGATAACCCCGCTCCAGTTCACCGTCGCGCTCGCGAATCAAATTTTCGAAGTACTCGGCCGCGTGCACGTACAGATTTTCCGGGTTCTCCTTGATTACACTCTTCGCCAGCCCGCGCATTAGCTCCGGCAAGCCGTCGGGAATTTTGGGCGCCGAAATCGGCATCGCAACCTGCAACTTTGCTTTCGCACTTCAACTGAGTACACCAACAACGTTCCTTTTCGGTGCCTGGAAAGGATCTAACCACGGCGTTGGCAGCGACGGCCAACTTAACCAATCCCACCTCCGGGAGCCACACAAACCGATCgataatgtttgaatattACTTCTATTCTACCGTCCCGTTTCTTCTCGAGCTCTTTTAGGGGACGGTTTTGCGCTTGGTTTGCAAGGTTACGAACGATGGTGAAGCCTGTGGCAGTTCAGGCGGCCACGGTTTGCGGACTAAACATAGAACTGCGTCGCGATGCGACTGTACGGGCTTTCCAAGGGTTAAGTGCACGTTGGCGTAGCAACGGCGACGGGACAACAAAACGGTCCAATCGTTATTGCTGGAGCCACTTGAAGAATCCTTCGTGATAGAAGTAATAGagtacgaaaggaaaaacaaaagtccgGGTAAACCACTAATCCGGAGGTCAACGATCAAGATGAATCCACGACCCTACCGGTTTCTGCATTAAAATTTCCGTCAAAATTCAAGTTGAACCCCCCAAAGTGGgaaagtatttatttttttactattttttcgtTATTTCTTATTGAATTCGGttaactatttatttttcagaaaGAACGGCCTGGCCGTATTGCTTAAATTCGGTTGACTAATTTTACTgaaaacatatgaaaaaatgaaaacctccTCAGGATAATTGTTTTCATTACAAAGCTtgtatattttaatatttaagtTGGTTTCATAGTACTATTTAAAGCTACACTTACCTTATGATAAGTGGGAACAATTTACGACATACAAGCACCTTCCAATAGTGGCCATCACCTCAACCCCACTGCAAGATGCATATTTATACACCTGCCAAAAGATATTTCTTTTTGGGCGAGTTGCCAACGCGAATATTGATGGCAATTGAAGCTATGCCGAGTGAGTATTACGGCGTACCGTAAAGCATCCGTAAATTATGGAGTGAAAACACAGAGTGCAATAACACCACAGAGGGCCATGGTTGTCTTAGGGGGGAAAATATATGGCAAATATATCTGTGCATTCTTCAACAcaaattctatttttttcaatcatgTTTATCAATTATATTATCAAATAATTAACTATTTTCAAATAGGAAAGTATGGTAGTGCTGAGAagaggattttcttttttcctataATCGCCCCCCACCGAGACTCCCCGCGATTCTCTAGACGCATTTATTGCCCTGTGCGACTTTGGAAGGATTTCAAGGACAAAATATCCGCCAGCGCACGCTAATCAAAAGTCGATGAACTAAGGCGATGGTTTCAAATTATACAGCGCTTTCAACATGCCACAAACCGGAGCACGACACTGAAGA
This window harbors:
- the LOC131284821 gene encoding titin-like; translated protein: MPISAPKIPDGLPELMRGLAKSVIKENPENLYVHAAEYFENLIRERDGELERGYQTFNAYQVYADYKEKSREKLGLGGKTGEGSSISDGEEGDESGSGGSGTKSRGRRRARRARKQSSREKDNPVPTVAEKPPISEAGEVQKLNSLSEESAPVSVVEQEVVKVHYNPPEAAPSARVVSAQSVEAAQAVSNVLDDEQILDSDSGTGGKETGDEELVEGNGDDVGTAPSTAEITEPGGPLVEENGAMALQDMETCFMHANVDDLLEKHSEDPTAGDDDSKGATDVGNVPTGEDIPEGPQAAVDSNVTLNAPESVKQDVFEVDEQAPTKEIVAEVEKSKTESDNVAPLDENTTAKEEVDVGEIMPERTDPTAVKVERSKSSDSEANILTDNVDDGCTKAGDETKEVPQPDEKADQIAATQSEQAVSKVVTGEPESETKLPTKDASLEKSNDEKTQIESPTKDESDKETDAKSDIEQDDKKTEEIVSEVEPQPVVKQISLVSRVALDDDEAEEEAENKIEPQTTEGNNIDEVDKGNDENNKKLSDENTVESNGDNIQIVDEVKEEKGMVEQTPSNDKLIPSDSVDPQTASSDEGKKAVEESLTKMNDQPTEDSATSQKTEENEGEEQAVAEVNASYDASSSAIESDKQIVQDVTNDMLEPVVESKENVSDKPITEVDDSKGVESKTSEDPDPQPNLFQETADSVSDKPITEVDDSKGAESKTLKDLDHQPNLSQEKVNPIEGHDSEEISASKEDSGDVSDLSATEIGAQAPEKVNTELASANGDDSNPSSDGKDDQPEAHSVDQGEQHSLEKESMPLTDNKDAEEHPHDTESSDKPSEKVEPTAASLQISSDEKALEVEKQAEPQASEKSPENAESVAAVSDSVEKGKDSEESTEDMPDVMKSDEEKDLKAPEEPLTLESVVMDNMPQFLAGGTGDEGNNGEENVGEKSLSSSKESTDKDNGVEVLPKGSTTESNPEEGGTPAEVEASQQQDVADTASSEALAEVEPSVKKSDDAPVGTTEEPMTPSTSKVESDSKEVIDKSDDVSEGSKEEAVKESAAEQSGDLKEIVGKSADTPIGSTEETAKGSVAEQESDLKEVIEEPCVKREKREASMEEVIEEPCVKREVTPTKTTRPDNDDAGGGKQVEELEEIKKVDLSQLSKDSAEALFYSLKKSELENQEPDGSPEAAAPGAGSQESNADEDDKDVVVAEEPPEMVTEEATTKRTFTDDFLDEAPITETQPADAGGSSDGVQQDRMEPQALTARSSSEAAEQEDEFNPMVMVSMRSKQFQEQLHSRVADGEPGDEEPTEKEPTTTRPLMRRCMTEMTGLQRYDTLADDDPVDPRRYDPDYVEEEDQFDGYYIGHIKNKILASSVSVADSDYFDPTQSSEEPVDENNVRTALETIASTDTESTIASQATIQQATAGKRSYLRKHSQNTSSNIPYASFGNAAIDKSLDEFIEREEQNKQDEAMAEAATKIQRSYRTHKKRLLRDYHSTMRTFTEDLSAESGEEYPSNVIQIKLDQKRLGSGRALPSIGDGGEESDSTPVNQQQPPHHQPLGTVKRPMYSLNIDDYDTVARRMTLTRGVALQRNSTPEDDSGKSTNASTDRKPSSLNSVPTPESAPASSGSGEGQLARTSSEEKSDPLKTEEPTAGSSGEQDHKEGHSSSRSRPQRTAPAATGRDPEHGPLPKNRTAIAPLDVQSLLLIARQRTMPVQMDSSVIRVLPKHMRKRISSAGMPNGGGKRKL